A single Populus nigra chromosome 13, ddPopNigr1.1, whole genome shotgun sequence DNA region contains:
- the LOC133671038 gene encoding uncharacterized protein LOC133671038, which translates to MAKFSALFCFIILVISGCACIDSAMGGEIGIYELKKGNFSMKLTNYGARIISLVLPDKNGQLGDVALGFDTIEEFMNASSPFGATVGRVANRISNAQFTLNGTVYKLPANSGNNTIHGGPIGFSKVIWKVKKYNPDGLVPYIVFAYHSFDGEQGFPGDLLVKTTYTLLGDNQLCITMEAKALNKATPVCLVNHAFWNLGGHNSGDILSEKIQIFASRYLPVDSKLIPTGEIVTVKETPYDFLKPNTIGSRINELPKGYDTNYALDGNGNKKLRKAAIVHDEKSGRAMEILTNQPGVQLFTSNTLNVKGKGGFTYKPHGALCLGTQGFPDSVNHPNFPSQIVNPGKPYKHYMLFKFSTF; encoded by the exons ATGGCCAAGTTTTCTGCgttgttttgttttatcataCTGGTAATTTCTGGGTGTGCCTGTATTGACTCGGCAATGGGGGGAGAGATTGGGATATACGAGCTCAAGAAGGGAAATTTCAGCATGAAGCTTACCAATTATGGTGCCCGTATCATCTCCCTTGTTCTCCCTGATAAAAATG GACAGCTAGGTGATGTTGCTCTTGGCTTTGATACTATTGAGGAATTCATG AATGCTTCATCACCCTTTGGAGCCACTGTGGGACGGGTTGCCAATAGAATCTCTAATGCTCAGTTTACCTTGAATGGAACTGTTTACAAACTACCTGCTAATTCAGGGAATAACACGATTCATG GCGGGCCTATAGGATTCAGCAAGGTTATTTGGAAAGTGAAAAAGTACAACCCAGATGGTCTTGTTCCTTACATTGTCTTTGCTTATCACAGCTTTGATGGTGAACAAG GATTCCCTGGTGATCTCCTTGTAAAAACAACCTACACGCTCCTTGGAGACAACCAACTGTGTATAACAATGGAAGCAAAAGCTCTAAACAAGGCCACGCCGGTTTGTCTAGTCAACCATGCCTTTTGGAATCTGGGTGGCCACAATAGTGGCGATATCTTGTCagaaaaaattcagatttttgctTCGCGTTACCTTCCTGTTGATAGTAAGCTCATTCCTACAGGAGAAATTGTGACAGTGAAAGAAACACCCTATGATTTTCTCAAGCCTAACACCATTGGCAGCAGGATCAACGAACTCCCTAAGGGCTATGACACCAACTACGCACTTGATGGAAATGGAAACAAGAAGTTGAGGAAAGCAGCAATTGTGCATGACGAGAAGTCTGGAAGAGCAATGGAGATATTAACCAATCAACCTGGTGTGCAGTTGTTTACTAGCAACACATTGAACGTGAAGGGAAAAGGAGGTTTTACGTATAAACCTCATGGAGCTCTATGTCTAGGGACTCAAGGATTTCCTGATTCTGTTAACCATCCCAACTTCCCTTCACAGATTGTGAATCCAGGGAAGCCCTACAAGCATTACATGTTGTTCAAGTTCTCTACTTTCTAG
- the LOC133670741 gene encoding uncharacterized protein LOC133670741, which produces MTKFSALFCFIVLVISGCACIDSAMGGEIGIYELKKGNFSMKLTNYGARIISLVLPDKNGKLGDVALGFDTIEEFMNASSPFGATVGRVANRISNAQFTLNGTVYKLPANSGNNTIHGGPIGFSKVIWKVKKYNPDGLVPYIVFAYHSFDGEQGFPGDLLVKTTYTLLGDNQMCITMEAKARNKATPVNLVNHAFWNLGGHNSGDILSEKIQIFASRYTPVDSKLIPTGKIVTVKETPYDFLKPNTIGSKINELPKGYDINYALDGSGNKKLRKAAIVHDEKSGRAMEILTNQPGVQLFTSNTLNVKGKGGFMYKPHGALCLETQGFPDSVNHPNFPSQIVNPGKPYKHYMLFKFSTF; this is translated from the exons ATGACCAAGTTTTCTGCGTTGTTTTGTTTTATCGTACTGGTGATTTCTGGGTGTGCCTGTATTGACTCGGCAATGGGGGGAGAGATTGGGATATACGAGCTCAAGAAGGGAAATTTCAGCATGAAGCTTACCAATTATGGTGCCCGTATCATCTCCCTTGTTCTCCCTGATAAAAATG GAAAGCTAGGTGATGTTGCTCTTGGCTTTGATACTATTGAGGAATTCATG AATGCTTCATCACCCTTTGGAGCCACTGTGGGACGGGTTGCCAATAGAATCTCTAATGCTCAGTTTACCTTGAATGGAACTGTTTACAAACTACCTGCTAATTCAGGGAATAACACGATTCATG GCGGGCCTATAGGATTCAGCAAGGTTATTTGGAAAGTGAAAAAGTACAACCCAGATGGTCTTGTTCCTTACATTGTCTTTGCTTATCACAGCTTTGATGGTGAACAAG GATTCCCTGGTGATCTCCTTGTAAAAACAACCTACACGCTCCTTGGAGACAACCAAATGTGTATAACAATGGAAGCAAAAGCTAGAAACAAGGCCACCCCGGTTAATCTAGTAAACCATGCCTTTTGGAACCTTGGCGGCCACAATAGTGGCGATATCTTGTCagaaaaaattcagatttttgctTCGCGTTACACTCCTGTTGACAGTAAGCTCATTCCTACAGGAAAGATTGTGACAGTGAAAGAAACACCCTATGATTTTCTCAAGCCTAACACTATTGGCAGCAAGATCAACGAACTCCCTAAGGGCTATGACATCAACTACGCACTTGATGGAAGTGGAAACAAGAAGTTGAGGAAAGCAGCAATTGTGCATGACGAGAAGTCTGGAAGAGCAATGGAGATATTAACCAATCAACCTGGTGTGCAGTTGTTTACTAGCAACACTTTGAACGTGAAGGGAAAAGGTGGTTTTATGTATAAACCTCATGGAGCTCTATGTCTAGAGACTCAAGGATTTCCTGATTCTGTTAACCATCCCAACTTCCCTTCACAGATTGTGAATCCAGGGAAGCCCTACAAGCATTACATGTTGTTCAAGTTCTCTACTTTCTAG
- the LOC133670671 gene encoding uncharacterized protein LOC133670671 has translation MATLLSSTSFLGFPFPKHFSYFTPLPDKRNSLRLNKETLLRYSCCVTTCSSSTSVFTMSSSGGSYEKSKRVWIWTESKQVMTAAVERGWNTFIFLSNHRQLAIDWSSFSFINPLFIEEGEVLDGENKRVATIFEVSTPQELQQLQPENGQAENVIINLLDWQIIPAENIVAAFQGSQKTVLAISKTHSEAQIFLEALEHGLGGVVLKVEDVEAVIKLKEYCDRRNEATNLLSLTKATVTRVQVAGMGDRVCVDLCSLMKPGEGLLVGSFARGLFLVHSECLESNYIASRPFRVNAGPVHAYVSIPGGRTCYLSELKAGEEVSVADQNGQLRTAIVGRVKIETRPLILVEAKRESDDQTVYSIFLQNAETVALIPPCEGNGLLKAAIPVTSLKVGDEVLLRIQGGARHTGIEIQEFIVEN, from the exons atggCTACGTTGCTCTCTTCCACTTCTTTCCTGGGATTCCCATTCCCCAAGCATTTCTCCTACTTCACTCCCTTACCAG ATAAAAGGAACTCGTTGAGATTGAATAAGGAAACCCTTTTGCGCTACAGTTGTTGTGTCACAACGTGTTCTTCTTCCACTTCTGTGTTCACAATGTCATCAAGTGGCGGTTCCTATGAGAAATCGAAGAGGGTATGGATATGGACAGAAAGCAAGCAAGTCATGACTGCTGCTGTGGAAAGAGGCTGGAATACCTTCATCTTCTTGTCCAACCATAGACAACTTGCTATTGACTGGTCAT CATTCTCCTTTATAAACCCTTTATTTATCGAGGAAGGAGAAGTTTTGGATGGTGAGAACAAAAGGGTTGCCACTATCTTTGAGGTTTCAACTCCCCAAGAATTACAGCAGCTTCAACCAGAAAATGGGCAGGCTGAGAATGTGATTATTAATCTATTGGATTGGCAG ATAATACCTGCAGAGAATATTGTTGCAGCTTTTCAAGGCAGTCAAAAGACAGTGCTTGCCATCTCAAAAACTCATTCTGAAGCACAAATCTTCCTTGAG GCCTTGGAGCATGGTTTGGGTGGAGTTGTTCTAAAAGTTGAAGATGTTGAAGCTGTTATTAAGTTAAAG gaatattGTGATAGAAGGAATGAAGCAACCAATCTGCTAAGCTTGACCAAAGCTACCGTAACTCGAGTTCAAGTAGCTGGAATGGGTGATCGTGTTTGTGTGGATCTCTGTAGCCTCATGAAACCTGGTGAAGGGCTTCTG GTTGGTTCCTTTGCTAGAGGACTATTCCTTGTTCACTCAGAGTGCTTGGAGTCAAATTACATTGCAAGCAGGCCATTTCGTGTTAATGCA GGACCAGTGCATGCATACGTCTCGATTCCAGGTGGAAGGACTTGCTATCTTTCAGAGCTAAAAGCAGGTGAAGAAGTTTCTGTGGCTGATCAGAACGGGCAGCTACGAACTGCAATTGTTGGCCGTGTGAAGATAGAAACTAGACCTCTTATTCTTGTTGAGGCAAAG AGAGAGTCAGATGATCAAACAGTATACAGCATTTTCCTCCAGAATGCAGAAACAGTTGCCTTAATCCCTCCTTGTGAAG GAAATGGACTGCTAAAAGCAGCTATTCCTGTTACTTCACTGAAAGTTGGAGATGAAGTATTATTGCGAATACAAGGAGGAGCACGGCATACGGGTAtagaaattcaagaattcattgtTGAGAACTGA